CTTTCCATTTACATCTTGCGGGTCTGGGTGAATTGAAAAAACAAGGACTGCATTCAAGCCCTTTTCTGACTATTACATGATTAGTCTTCCACGGATAAAGTTCTTTGTGATTTGTATATCCGAATATTGCAGCTATTGGAATTCCGAATGCTGATGCAGAATGAAGAAAAGCGGTATCGTTTGACACAAATAAATTACACTGTTTCAACCGAGCCATTGAATCCATATAATTGTTTGTGGAAGCTATCACTCCCCTGCCGTTCATCAATTTGTTTAATTCATTGTTTAATTCAAACTCAGAACCAAACAGAAGAATTTTTGCATTCCTTTCTTCGATTAATCTATTTCCAAGAGCTGCGTATTTTCTAACATCCCAGCGTTTGTTTATATGATTCTTCAGAGTTGAGGAGCCGGCATGAAACCCAACTAAAAGTTTATTGCTATCAATACACTGATCTTTCATCCAGAGCTTTGCTGCATTCTCATCATCCTCATTCAAAAATATCTCAAGCCCGCCTGCATCATCAATATTAAAATCGCAAATCAACTTAACAAGATTCAGGTTTTGAACAACATTATGAATATCCTTTTCCTCATCGATTGTGAGATTATTTAAAAAGCTTAAGCTTGGAAACTTTGGATTGCTATAAGTATGTCCGTACCTTTTCTTTGCTCCTATCAAGTAATTCAGTATATTGTATTCATATCTATTAGATGGATAGACATTTACCGATATGAAATAATCATTCTTCCTTATATCATAAATCTCTTTGAGTGATTTTACAGATGATTGCTTTAAAAAATCGATATGATAAATATTGTTAAGGTAAGGTGAAGTCCGGTACAGCTCTTTTACTGAATGAAACATCACTAACATATCTATTTTATAGTTCGGCAGATTATCATAAAGTATCTTCAAAGCAGGCGAAAACATCAATGCATCGCCTATACCCGATAAGGCGTTAATCAGAATTTTCATTCTTGTCTGAAGACTTTTTCCTTTTCGACAGAAAAACAGAAGCCGGTAATGTTATGATAAATAATAATGCTGTTACGAGAGAAATCGTTAGTCCTTTGCTGAATTCATCAGACTCATATTTCATTTCAATCACATGATTGCCCGCGGGAACCAGAACAGCTCTCATACAATAATCTGCTTTTAGTATTTTTATATGCTGCCCGTCTAAGTACGCTTTAAATGCAGGATAATATACTTCGCTGAAATACAACAGTCCTTCTTGGGGTGTATTAACTTCCACTTTCATTGAGTTTATATCCCTGTCAAAAATCCGATAACTTGCCACAGGTTTAGGCTCATCAGCATTTAATTTGGGTAAATTCAAATTTTCTTTGTCTGTTATTACTAACGTCCTTCTGTAATCGAATCCTGAATAAGTCATAAAATTTTTTGCAAGGCTGTCATTATCAAACTGCACTGCATCAAAAAACATCGCAACTCTTGGAATAAACGATTCATTCCTTCCAAGATACGGATTCTTTTGTATTGAATCGGTCATCATGTGATACTTCACATTCATTAAATCGTGAGATTGGGTACTTTTCGCATCGTTCCCATTTGGAGGAATAAAATCTTTCAGGAGAAGTGCACCGTATCCTTCTAGAAGTTCAATGTTATCTACGTATCCCTGATTCCTTTGAAAAAGCATCGCACTTGGATTATAATGTCTCGAATTTACTCTGAAGATTTCACTCTTCATTTCCTGCTTAAGTTTTTCTGCAATCTGAGAACGCTGCATATATAAGGATTCAGGATTCTTTGTACCGTTATTCTGGGCAAACCATATCTGATAAATTTCAATCAACAAAACCAATACTATTAATAGACCAAAAATATTAGAATTCAATTTCCCGTTCGAGTATAAATATATTAATGCTGCAAAAGCTACACTGAACAGCAAAAAGGTCAACGCCTGAGACTTTATATAATCGACTATCTGTGAAGTTTGAGATGCGTTTGCCGGTAGAAGCATACCTGTGTAAACAATTAGAAAAAGGAGAAACAGAATTCCTGCAACAGAGAATATGTATTTATTCGTGAAATATTCTTTTATTTTTCCGCTGCTAACAATACCGTTTGTTCCAATCATGGTAATTAGTATTACTGCCATCATGGTAATGTAAACTACGTGAGCGGGATTCCTGAATCTGTTAAAGAAAGGGACATAATCGAACAATAATTTATGGAAAAAGAAGTTCCCGCCTAAGGAAAAGAAAAAAGTAAAAATAATTATAAATAGGGTAAAATATGCTAAATAAACATTTTTCTTCTCTTTAAAGAAATATTTTAAAGATGGATAGAATAAAATAACAATAATTGTAGAAAGGAATATATTCGAAATTGAAAACATCCAGGGACCTTCGGAATGTTTCGACCAATACTGAATATCAGTTATCTTTTCATTACCGCTCCATACTCCGAAGTACTTTGGAATAATCAAAGTAATATAGTCATAAATATGCATCGAGCCCTGTTTGGCAAATGCATAATCAAATGAAGCACGATTCGAAATACCGACAAACTCAAGTGCCGGCAGCAACTGAAAGGCAGTCAACCCAAATGTAAAAATCAGAGATACTGCAAGTCCTAAAAAAAGATGTACTATATCAGAATTTTTCTTTTCTCTGTAATATCCGTATGCAATAAACAATGTATAAACACCTATAAAGAAGAAATTAAAGAATGGAACCTGAGGATATCCTGCAAGTACACACAAAGCCATTACTAGTCCAGCAAGTATGGAATAATGATATTTTTTTGAATCGACAAACTTAAGCCACAAAAGAAAGAAAAGCGGAAACCACGTTGCAGCCTCAATAAGCGGTTGGTGCATCATGTGTATCATCATGTAACTTGAGTATGTGAATAGCAATGCAAATATGGTAGAAAACAATCCAGATAACTTAAAATGTTTAGCTAAATAAAATGTGAATATTGAAGTTAGAAGATAATGAAAAATTATCGTATTCTGAATTGCTAATGCGGATAACTTATCGTTCTTGACAAAAAACTGCAGGATGTAATTAAACGGGTACAATACCGCTATCTGTAAATCAGCAAAGAATGGTACACCGCTAAAGGCGAACGGATTCCAGAACGGGAATACACCCTTGTTAAGCATCAGCGAAGCCATATACTTCCCGGGATAATATTGTTCTATGAAATCATCGAAGAGATAAGCGTTTCCGGGAAGTAGTTCCCGGAAAAATACAAGCCAGAATATTCCTAACAAACCAAGCGCAACATAATTGTTATCAAGCAGGTTCGTTACAGCGGATTGTACTTTAGACGTCGTTGATTTTTTAATTTGCTTTGCCAATTTAATCGCTCTGTTTTTTGCAAATAAATATAAACTGATACCCTAAAAGTCTCTTAAACAAAACTGTTTTAATGTTTAAAAGAAAATTTAAAACATAACCAACATTCCTTTTAAGCATATCAGGGAGTATCTCAATTACGGGTATTGGTGTAACCCTCTGTTCAACTATATCAAGTTTATGATTCCTTAAAATATTCTTTATAATCCTGTATGTGAATAAATGCAGGTGTGTCTTGTCAAGTATTCCTTTATCAGCCAGCGGAAGCCGCCCAATGAGCAGGTTCAGCCGCACATATATGTTTGCAAAATTCGGAAGAGAGATTACTACCCTGCCGTCTTTTTTAAGTAGATTTTTGGAATCATTAATGAGATTATTGTAATCTTGAAGATGCTCAAGAATATCCATAAAAAGGATATAGTCAAAACCATTCTCCTTTTCAAGCTCCCTGGGAAATCCTTTATTCAGGTCGTACTGATAAAACTTATTGAAGTTCTTCGTTGTATTTTCCGAAACGGGTATAAAATCAACACCAACTTTATAATTCTTTCCCGAAATATGTTCAGCGAACAACCCGTCACCGCAGCCAGCATCAAGTATTTTTTGATTGTCTTTCTTGTTTAAAATATCGAGTATAATTTTATGGCTCGAATATGGATAAAGTTTTAAAGGATAAGGAATATAATATTCAGAATACACATCAGATTTCTTCTTACCTTTAATAGTATTAATGTATTCCTTTGTTGTACTGAAGATATTACGTGCATACTTCATTCCGTTCACATAACATATTTCGTCTCCGTAGTAAGTTGGAATCGGTATTTCATCAATCTTTAAATTGTTATGATTTGCTTTTATGATTATCTGCGTATCAAAATGGAAATCATCAGTTGTGTTTTCAAGATTAAGTTTTTTAAGTCCTGAGATCGAATAAGCTCTGTAACCAGAGTGAAACTCAGTTAGGTTCATCTTAAGTTTTCTGTTCTGAAATGTAGATAGTATTTTATTGCCAATGTATTTATAAAACGGCATGCCGCCTTTTAATGCGCCTCCGTACTTAGTCATCATTCTTGAGCCGAGAACAACATCGGTATCGCCGTCAGTTATCGGAGAATACATATCCTGAAGTATTTCTGGAGCATACTGTCCGTCTCCGTGAAGCAGTACTACGACATCAAATTTTTTTTCCGCAAAGTATGAAAATCCTTTTTTCTGATTTCCGCCGTACCCAAGATTCTTATCATTCAGGTATAAATGGAGTTTCTCAAGTTTATTTAATTCCTTATATCCTATTGACACCATGTATGTATTATCCTTGCTGGCATCGTCGAAAACAGCTATCTCGTCAATCTCATCATAAACATTCTGCGGTATTCTATCAAGTACTTTATGTAAAGTTGTTGATGCATTGTAAGCTACAATCAGTATACCGATCTTTTTATTATTTCTCATGTCTATCCATTAATCTAAAGGAATCTATTTCTTTTCCTCTTCGCCAGACATTTTCAACTTCAAACTTTCTCTTTTCTGATTGACTGAAGGATCTCTTTGATCGAGTTCGTTTAAAAGATTGAGTGCTTTTTGATATTCACCCTTTGCTTCATAGATATCAAGCAATATTCTGTAAGGATTATAGAAGCTGGATGTATTCGGATTTGTACTCCTTTTATCTATCAGTGCACCTTCCTCAGCGATTTTCGCAAAATCATAAAATTTTTGTTTATTACCGATCATGTTGTATAACATTGCTACCTGATAACTTTGCCTGTAATCCATCTTAAATTTGGAAGTTGGTATTACATCTTCCATGCGTTTAAGTACTTTAGCAGCCTGATCTAAATTAGTGGAATCCATTCCGTAAGTATTTGCTAACCATACAAAAATTGTCCTGTACATTTCAATCATTCGTTGCTGAGTCTCATCAAAAAACAGGTTCTCATGGTTTAAACTTCTGAACAAAAATCCGTACTGAGGTGTCATACTTGGTACTGCTGGAGGTTCAAATATAGACTTATAGGTAATTTCTTTATTAACAGCAACGTCCATACCGTTTCCAACTTTGTATGGTAGTAATTTATGAGCCATACCTTCCAAAATCAGATAATCACCAAGACCTACAAAGTTTTCAGGTGACACTGTTGCCGAGAAATAAATCGGCCTTTTCCATTTATTAGCTTTTATAATATCAAGAAGCAATATATCATTAAATTTAATCCCGGTTATTGTTCTATTTCCAGATTTCTGCCGAATCGTTGCAGGAACTGTAAAGACAATCTTTTCGGGTTTTACTTGCATCGTATCCGGATATACTTCTGATGGTACATCAAGTACCTGAATCTTCTTTTCATCCCATTCTCTCGGCCGTATAAAATCCGGATTTGACAATTGTGCATCCGTAATTGTCATTGGTACGGTCAGAGAACCATAAGGTCTCTCATTCTTTAACTGAAGATTATACCAATCT
The window above is part of the Ignavibacteria bacterium genome. Proteins encoded here:
- a CDS encoding glycosyltransferase family 9 protein; translation: MKILINALSGIGDALMFSPALKILYDNLPNYKIDMLVMFHSVKELYRTSPYLNNIYHIDFLKQSSVKSLKEIYDIRKNDYFISVNVYPSNRYEYNILNYLIGAKKRYGHTYSNPKFPSLSFLNNLTIDEEKDIHNVVQNLNLVKLICDFNIDDAGGLEIFLNEDDENAAKLWMKDQCIDSNKLLVGFHAGSSTLKNHINKRWDVRKYAALGNRLIEERNAKILLFGSEFELNNELNKLMNGRGVIASTNNYMDSMARLKQCNLFVSNDTAFLHSASAFGIPIAAIFGYTNHKELYPWKTNHVIVRKGLECSPCFFNSPRPARCKWKGDDEFKCIRTIELEEVYSACVSLLN
- a CDS encoding bifunctional glycosyltransferase/class I SAM-dependent methyltransferase codes for the protein MRNNKKIGILIVAYNASTTLHKVLDRIPQNVYDEIDEIAVFDDASKDNTYMVSIGYKELNKLEKLHLYLNDKNLGYGGNQKKGFSYFAEKKFDVVVLLHGDGQYAPEILQDMYSPITDGDTDVVLGSRMMTKYGGALKGGMPFYKYIGNKILSTFQNRKLKMNLTEFHSGYRAYSISGLKKLNLENTTDDFHFDTQIIIKANHNNLKIDEIPIPTYYGDEICYVNGMKYARNIFSTTKEYINTIKGKKKSDVYSEYYIPYPLKLYPYSSHKIILDILNKKDNQKILDAGCGDGLFAEHISGKNYKVGVDFIPVSENTTKNFNKFYQYDLNKGFPRELEKENGFDYILFMDILEHLQDYNNLINDSKNLLKKDGRVVISLPNFANIYVRLNLLIGRLPLADKGILDKTHLHLFTYRIIKNILRNHKLDIVEQRVTPIPVIEILPDMLKRNVGYVLNFLLNIKTVLFKRLLGYQFIFICKKQSD